The Salinibacterium sp. M195 genome includes a window with the following:
- a CDS encoding glycoside hydrolase family 13 protein produces MDALLPHHDGSALHVSTQTPALGDTVTLRLRVPVGYGPLKAVRVRENPDHEPRWTDARLTGSAAGWHWWQADIVVDNLRHGYRWLLVHEAADAAVATEMKPRHSTSSLADAAHGNAGRIEWLNQSGLHSIETLDSEDFALLATPAAPEWLAETVMYQVFPDRFARSAAADAHAAPEWAIAARWYEPVDPVLPGRSKQFYGGDLDGITEHLDHLTDLGVTMLYLTPIFPARSNHRYDASSFVDVDDLLGGREALIRLVGEAHARGLKVIGDLTTNHSGDAHEWFQAALGKPDAAEGDFYYFTNDEHTEYVGWLGTPTLPKFNWNSHELRRRFIEGDDSVVAHWLKAPYNFDGWRVDVANMTGRMGAEDLNEEVRQIIRRTMENVNPDTVLLAESTNDAASDLQGDAWHGAMTYPSFTRPVWGWLTEPGNTSHVTADGSIDPEAWFFGQPIGGIPNYSARDFAEMTVRFTASIPWRIRLGNMNALDTHDTARFRTHAPAENVPLALALSVALPGVPVVFAGDEFGLSGDDGEMSRTPMPWGTETDPTVAPTLDVYRQLIALRTQLPTLSHGGLRWLHVADDALVFVREDAAATVLVVVARSPLTVTLRPGAIAATALAADVAAPSFLVGNATLASSPAGLTLSADARTCAIWTLPGVELPAA; encoded by the coding sequence ATGGATGCCCTTCTCCCGCACCACGATGGCTCGGCGCTGCACGTCTCCACTCAGACGCCCGCGCTCGGCGACACCGTCACTCTGCGCCTTCGCGTGCCGGTCGGCTACGGTCCGCTGAAGGCTGTGCGGGTGCGCGAGAATCCCGACCACGAACCGCGCTGGACGGATGCTCGCCTCACCGGCTCCGCGGCCGGCTGGCACTGGTGGCAGGCCGACATCGTTGTCGACAATTTGCGGCACGGCTACCGCTGGTTGCTCGTGCACGAGGCAGCTGATGCCGCCGTTGCGACCGAGATGAAGCCTCGTCACAGCACGTCGAGCCTGGCTGATGCCGCGCACGGCAATGCTGGCCGCATCGAGTGGCTCAACCAGAGCGGGCTGCACTCGATCGAGACGCTCGATTCCGAAGACTTTGCCCTGCTGGCAACCCCGGCCGCCCCCGAGTGGTTGGCGGAGACGGTGATGTACCAGGTCTTCCCCGATCGTTTTGCTCGGTCGGCCGCCGCCGATGCTCACGCCGCTCCCGAGTGGGCGATTGCCGCGCGCTGGTACGAACCGGTCGACCCGGTGCTGCCCGGGCGCTCGAAGCAGTTTTATGGGGGAGACCTCGACGGCATCACCGAACACCTCGATCACTTGACCGACCTCGGCGTGACGATGCTGTACCTCACGCCGATCTTCCCGGCTCGCTCGAACCATCGCTATGACGCGTCGAGTTTCGTGGATGTCGATGACCTGTTGGGCGGGCGCGAAGCGCTGATCCGTTTGGTGGGGGAGGCCCACGCTCGCGGCCTCAAGGTCATCGGCGATCTCACGACGAATCACTCTGGCGATGCGCACGAGTGGTTCCAAGCTGCTCTCGGAAAGCCCGACGCCGCTGAGGGCGATTTCTACTACTTCACGAATGACGAACACACCGAGTACGTGGGCTGGTTGGGCACTCCGACTCTGCCGAAGTTCAACTGGAACTCACACGAGCTGCGTCGTCGTTTCATCGAGGGTGACGATTCGGTTGTCGCACACTGGCTGAAGGCGCCGTACAACTTTGACGGTTGGCGTGTGGATGTCGCGAACATGACCGGGCGGATGGGGGCCGAGGATCTCAACGAGGAGGTGCGGCAGATCATCCGTCGCACCATGGAAAACGTGAACCCTGACACAGTGCTGTTGGCGGAGTCGACGAACGATGCCGCGAGTGATCTGCAGGGTGATGCCTGGCACGGTGCGATGACGTATCCCTCGTTCACGCGGCCGGTGTGGGGCTGGCTCACGGAGCCCGGGAACACCTCGCATGTGACGGCCGATGGTTCGATCGATCCCGAGGCGTGGTTCTTTGGGCAGCCCATCGGCGGCATCCCGAACTACAGTGCGCGCGACTTCGCCGAGATGACGGTGCGGTTCACGGCCAGTATTCCGTGGCGCATCCGGCTCGGAAATATGAACGCGCTCGACACTCACGACACGGCTCGGTTCCGCACCCACGCGCCTGCCGAGAACGTGCCGCTCGCGCTCGCCCTCTCGGTAGCGCTGCCGGGAGTGCCCGTCGTTTTCGCCGGCGACGAGTTCGGTCTCAGCGGCGATGACGGCGAAATGTCGCGCACGCCCATGCCGTGGGGAACCGAAACTGACCCTACTGTCGCCCCAACGCTCGACGTTTATCGCCAACTGATCGCCCTACGCACGCAGCTGCCCACGCTCTCGCACGGCGGCCTGCGTTGGCTGCACGTCGCCGACGACGCCCTCGTCTTCGTGCGCGAGGATGCCGCCGCCACGGTGCTGGTGGTCGTCGCGCGCTCGCCGCTGACCGTGACGCTTCGGCCGGGGGCAATCGCGGCGACTGCTTTAGCTGCGGATGTCGCAGCCCCCTCGTTCCTCGTCGGCAACGCGACTCTGGCATCCTCTCCCGCCGGGCTCACGCTCTCGGCGGACGCCCGCACCTGCGCGATCTGGACTCTGCCCGGCGTCGAGCTTCCGGCAGCGTAG
- a CDS encoding sugar ABC transporter permease, with translation MTTTTQEQKSDAAVSPPAAVGHPRRSFKRWARETGWRHIIGVIMSIFAAFPLLYVFSASLNPGGTLVTANSLFSSFNFGSYVDLFNRPQQPYAAWFGNTLLIGGISSLGTVFLGALAAYAFSRMRFIGRRVGLLTLLLVQMFPQLLAVVAIFLLLSGISEIFPAIGLNSQIGLIMVYLGGALGVNTYLMYGFFNTVPSSIDEAAKIDGAGHARIFFTIILRLVAPILAVVGLLSFVGTTSEFVIASIVLIDPDKQTLAVGLYQFVSQEFSRNWSIFAAGAVLAAIPVMTLFLFLQKYIVGGLTAGSVK, from the coding sequence ATGACAACAACAACTCAGGAACAGAAGTCGGATGCCGCTGTGAGCCCGCCTGCCGCCGTCGGTCACCCGCGTCGCTCCTTCAAGCGGTGGGCTCGCGAAACCGGCTGGCGTCACATCATTGGCGTGATCATGTCGATCTTCGCCGCCTTCCCGCTGCTCTACGTGTTTAGTGCGTCGTTGAACCCCGGTGGCACTCTGGTCACCGCCAACTCGCTCTTCTCGAGCTTCAACTTCGGCAGCTACGTCGATCTCTTCAACCGTCCCCAGCAGCCCTACGCAGCGTGGTTCGGCAACACCCTGTTGATCGGCGGAATCTCGTCTCTCGGCACCGTATTCCTCGGCGCCCTCGCGGCATATGCCTTTTCGCGCATGCGGTTCATCGGTCGTCGAGTTGGGCTACTTACGCTGCTGCTCGTACAGATGTTTCCGCAGCTTCTCGCCGTCGTCGCAATATTCTTGCTGCTCTCCGGCATCTCCGAAATCTTCCCGGCGATCGGCCTCAACAGCCAGATCGGGCTCATCATGGTCTACCTCGGTGGCGCGCTCGGAGTGAACACCTACCTGATGTACGGGTTCTTCAACACGGTTCCGTCATCCATCGATGAAGCGGCAAAGATCGATGGCGCTGGACACGCGCGCATCTTTTTCACGATCATCCTGCGCCTCGTTGCTCCCATCTTGGCGGTCGTTGGCCTGCTGTCGTTTGTAGGCACCACGAGCGAGTTCGTGATCGCGAGCATCGTGCTCATCGATCCCGACAAGCAGACCCTCGCGGTTGGCCTCTACCAGTTCGTCTCTCAAGAGTTCTCCCGCAACTGGAGCATCTTCGCCGCCGGTGCTGTGCTCGCCGCAATCCCTGTGATGACGCTGTTCTTGTTCTTGCAGAAATACATCGTCGGCGGGCTGACCGCAGGAAGCGTGAAGTAA
- a CDS encoding ABC transporter permease subunit, with protein MTTTPETDPGPIRQSARAKRATRIADAAAGGWKIVAIKILGLGVVDAIAIYALFVLVRSESWLVAGLVVAVTLLVNWIYFSRGKLPAKYLAPGLIFLAIFQIFVLLYSGYIAFTNYGTGHNSTKADAVNSLLLSSQNRVADSPNYRLTVLEQLGEISFLVTEPDGSVSIGGEERPLKEVNNAQLEGDVAVGLAGYTSLGFQDILGRQSAIAAISVPLTDDPNDGMLRTPDGSSAFLYTSSLDYDEAAGTMRDKNSGITYSDIGTGAFTSDNGQELLPGWKIEVGLDNFVRAFTEESIRGPLISVTVWTFAFAFLSVFTTFALGLFLAIVFNDKRMKSRKYYRIIMILPYAFPGFLSALVWAGMMNQEFGFINTVLLGGAEVPWLTNEWLAKGSVLFVNLWLGFPYMFLVTTGALQAIPEELTEAATVDGAKPWAIFRFVKLPLLLVSVAPLLISSFAFNFNNFNLIYMLTNGGPRDVSAGVNVGATDILISMVYKVAFVGANRDYGLASAFAIIIFILVAGIAIISFRRTKSLEELN; from the coding sequence GAAAATTGTCGCCATCAAGATCCTGGGTCTCGGCGTCGTCGACGCGATCGCGATCTACGCCCTCTTCGTGCTCGTGCGCAGCGAATCGTGGCTGGTGGCCGGGCTCGTTGTTGCCGTCACTCTGCTCGTCAACTGGATCTACTTCTCCCGCGGCAAGCTCCCCGCGAAGTACCTCGCGCCGGGCCTCATCTTTCTCGCGATCTTCCAGATCTTTGTGTTGCTTTACTCGGGCTATATCGCTTTCACGAACTACGGCACCGGTCACAACTCGACAAAAGCGGACGCCGTCAATTCGTTGCTGCTCTCGTCACAAAACCGGGTCGCAGATTCACCGAACTATCGCCTCACCGTGCTCGAACAACTCGGGGAGATCTCGTTCCTCGTCACCGAACCTGACGGCAGCGTGAGCATTGGTGGCGAAGAGCGTCCACTCAAGGAAGTAAACAACGCGCAGTTGGAGGGCGACGTTGCTGTCGGCCTCGCTGGCTACACGAGCCTGGGCTTCCAAGACATCCTTGGTCGCCAGAGCGCAATCGCGGCGATCAGCGTTCCGCTCACCGATGACCCCAACGACGGCATGCTGCGCACGCCAGACGGGTCGAGCGCCTTCCTCTACACCTCGTCACTTGATTACGACGAAGCCGCCGGTACGATGCGCGACAAGAACTCCGGCATCACCTATTCCGATATCGGTACTGGCGCCTTCACCTCCGACAATGGCCAAGAGCTGCTGCCGGGATGGAAAATTGAGGTCGGACTCGACAACTTCGTTCGCGCCTTCACTGAGGAATCTATCCGTGGTCCGCTGATTAGCGTGACCGTGTGGACCTTCGCGTTCGCGTTCCTCTCGGTGTTCACGACCTTCGCGCTCGGTTTGTTCTTGGCGATCGTCTTCAACGACAAGCGGATGAAGAGTCGCAAGTACTACCGGATCATCATGATCTTGCCGTATGCGTTCCCTGGCTTCTTGTCTGCACTGGTGTGGGCGGGAATGATGAACCAGGAATTTGGCTTCATCAATACGGTGCTGTTGGGCGGGGCCGAAGTGCCGTGGCTCACGAACGAGTGGCTGGCCAAAGGGTCGGTGCTCTTCGTGAACCTGTGGCTCGGCTTTCCCTACATGTTCTTGGTCACGACGGGCGCGCTGCAAGCGATTCCTGAAGAGCTCACCGAAGCAGCGACGGTGGATGGCGCCAAGCCGTGGGCCATCTTTAGATTCGTGAAGCTACCCCTGCTGCTGGTGTCGGTAGCGCCGCTGTTGATCTCGTCATTCGCGTTCAACTTCAACAACTTCAACCTCATCTACATGCTCACCAACGGTGGGCCGCGCGATGTCTCCGCAGGGGTGAATGTTGGTGCGACGGACATCCTGATTTCGATGGTCTACAAAGTCGCCTTCGTGGGAGCCAACCGCGACTACGGTCTCGCGAGTGCGTTCGCGATCATCATCTTCATTCTGGTGGCGGGCATCGCAATCATCAGTTTCCGTCGCACCAAGTCGCTTGAGGAGTTGAACTGA